One Mus musculus strain C57BL/6J chromosome Y, GRCm38.p6 C57BL/6J DNA segment encodes these proteins:
- the Gm20861 gene encoding Y-linked testis-specific protein 1-like, whose product MTSLKKKSRRKPSSQALGNIVGCRISHGWKEGNEPVTHWKAIILGQLPTNPSLYLVKYDGIDSVYGQELHSDERILNLKVLPHKVVFLQVRDVHLASALVCREVQHKFEGKDGSEDNWSGMVLAQVPFLQDYFYISYKKDPVLYVYQLLDDYKEGNLHIIPETPLAEARSGDDNDFLIGSWVQYTRDDGSKKFGKVVYKVLANSTVYFIKFLGDLHIYVYTLVSNIT is encoded by the coding sequence atgacatcactcaagaagaagagtaggaggaagccttcttcccaggccctggggaatattgttggctgcagaatttctcacgggtggaaggaaggtaatgagcctgtcacccattggaaggccatcattctaggtcaactgccaacaaacccttctctttatttggtgaagtatgacggaattgacagtgtctacggacaggagctccacagcgatgagaggattttaaatcttaaggtcttgcctcacaaagtagtttttcttcaggtgagggatgtccacctcgccagcgccctggtttgcagagaggtacaacacaaatttgaggggaaagatggctctgaggacaactggagtgggatggtgctagcccaggtgccattcttacaggactatttttacatttcctacaagaaggatccggtcctctacgtctatcagctcctggatgactacaaggaaggtaacctccacatcattccagagacccctctggctgaggcgagatcaggtgatgacaatgacttcttaataggttcctgggtgcagtacaccagagatgatggatccaaaaagttcggaaaggttgtttacaaagttctagccaattctactgtgtactttatcaaatttcttggtgacctacatatctatgtctatactctggtgtcaaatatcacttaa